In the genome of Streptomyces globosus, one region contains:
- the ypfJ gene encoding KPN_02809 family neutral zinc metallopeptidase, whose product MQFDDDARLDTSGVKDLRGRRIPGGRATVGGGIAGILALVIGLLFGVGPDQLGLTGEPEPGAGAATVGEVQRSCLTGRDANTREDCRTAAVVRSAQDFWGQEFARRSGRYSPASTVLFTGRVDSACGSATAAVGPFYCPADRQVYLDMDFFDDLRTRLGATGGPFAQAYVVAHEYGHHVQNLTGTLRRAEDGRQGAGSNAVRTELQADCYAGVWARNAVRTPDSATGRPLLRAVTGQDIAEALDAAAAVGDDRIQARYEGRVNPESWTHGSARERQQWFSEGYRTGDMARCDTFR is encoded by the coding sequence ATGCAGTTCGACGACGACGCCAGGCTCGACACCTCCGGGGTCAAGGACCTGCGCGGGCGCCGCATCCCCGGAGGGCGGGCGACGGTCGGCGGCGGCATCGCCGGGATCCTCGCACTCGTGATCGGCCTGCTCTTCGGCGTCGGGCCCGACCAGCTCGGGCTGACCGGCGAACCCGAGCCGGGCGCTGGTGCCGCGACGGTCGGCGAGGTGCAGAGGTCCTGCCTGACCGGGCGGGACGCCAACACCCGCGAGGACTGCCGGACGGCCGCGGTCGTGCGGAGCGCGCAGGACTTCTGGGGCCAGGAGTTCGCCCGGCGCTCCGGACGCTACTCCCCCGCCTCGACGGTGCTCTTCACCGGCCGCGTGGACAGCGCGTGCGGGAGCGCCACGGCCGCGGTGGGCCCGTTCTACTGCCCGGCCGACCGGCAAGTCTACCTGGACATGGACTTCTTCGACGACCTGCGGACCAGGCTCGGCGCCACCGGCGGGCCCTTCGCGCAGGCGTACGTCGTCGCCCACGAGTACGGGCACCACGTGCAGAACCTGACGGGCACCCTCCGACGGGCCGAGGACGGCCGGCAGGGCGCGGGCAGCAACGCGGTGCGGACCGAGCTGCAGGCCGACTGCTACGCCGGGGTGTGGGCCCGCAACGCGGTCCGCACCCCCGACTCGGCCACGGGCCGGCCCCTGCTGCGCGCGGTGACCGGGCAGGACATCGCCGAGGCGCTCGACGCGGCGGCCGCGGTCGGCGACGACCGCATCCAGGCGCGCTACGAGGGCCGGGTCAACCCGGAATCCTGGACCCACGGGTCCGCCCGCGAGCGGCAGCAGTGGTTCTCCGAGGGCTACCGGACGGGCGACATGGCCCGCTGCGACACGTTCCGCTGA
- a CDS encoding alpha/beta hydrolase — protein MRTATVTAAAVATTLLGAGAAAAAAGRLAADAALRPAPGRPLPGSPRLTVHSTAPGSVALTRSLASLRPGTYGLAAPGVHAVVGEVLDRADRDPDTVVRRLLAVTHGSLDPGIRVALTPQVHLGDPGSALGLEFADVDVPGELGGMPAWFVPGARATWVIAIHGLGAGREHPMVAMPLLHRLGLPVLALAYRGDLGAPASPDGLGHLGESEWRDVDAAIRYALRYGARRVILHGWSTGAAMALHTVERSALADRISGLVLDSPVLDWHATLRALAAARHTPAPLLPLAVRAAEGRAGLRAGHRAPGEDPRALRVPVLLFHGPDDTIAPWEPSRRLAAARPDLVTLQTVPGAPHGAMWNAGPERYEEALRRFLTPLM, from the coding sequence GTGCGTACCGCCACGGTGACGGCAGCGGCCGTCGCGACCACCCTCCTCGGAGCCGGCGCGGCCGCGGCAGCGGCGGGCCGGCTCGCCGCCGACGCCGCCCTGCGGCCCGCCCCCGGCCGCCCGCTGCCGGGCAGCCCCCGGCTGACCGTCCACTCCACCGCCCCCGGCTCGGTGGCCCTCACCCGTTCGCTCGCCTCCCTGCGCCCCGGCACCTACGGGCTCGCCGCCCCCGGCGTCCACGCCGTCGTCGGCGAGGTCCTCGACCGGGCCGACCGCGACCCCGACACCGTCGTGCGGCGGCTCCTCGCCGTCACCCACGGCAGCCTCGACCCCGGCATCCGCGTCGCCCTCACCCCCCAGGTCCACCTCGGCGACCCGGGCAGCGCGCTCGGACTCGAATTCGCCGACGTCGACGTCCCCGGCGAGCTCGGCGGCATGCCCGCCTGGTTCGTCCCCGGCGCCCGCGCCACCTGGGTGATCGCCATCCACGGCCTCGGCGCCGGACGCGAGCACCCCATGGTCGCCATGCCCCTCCTGCACCGGCTGGGCCTGCCCGTCCTCGCCCTCGCCTACCGCGGCGACCTCGGCGCCCCCGCCTCCCCGGACGGCCTCGGCCACCTCGGCGAATCCGAGTGGCGCGACGTGGACGCCGCCATCCGCTACGCCCTGCGCTACGGCGCCCGCCGCGTCATCCTGCACGGCTGGTCCACCGGCGCCGCCATGGCCCTCCACACCGTCGAGCGCTCCGCCCTCGCCGACCGCATCAGCGGACTCGTCCTCGACTCGCCCGTCCTCGACTGGCACGCCACCCTCCGCGCGCTGGCCGCCGCCCGCCACACCCCGGCCCCCCTGCTCCCGCTCGCCGTGCGCGCCGCCGAGGGGAGGGCCGGACTCCGCGCCGGACACCGGGCCCCCGGAGAGGACCCCCGCGCCCTGCGCGTCCCCGTCCTCCTCTTCCACGGCCCCGACGACACGATCGCCCCCTGGGAGCCCTCGCGCCGGCTCGCCGCGGCCCGCCCCGACCTCGTCACCCTCCAGACGGTTCCAGGCGCCCCGCACGGCGCCATGTGGAACGCCGGCCCCGAGCGGTACGAGGAGGCCCTGCGGCGCTTCCTCACCCCCCTGATGTGA
- a CDS encoding inorganic phosphate transporter yields MEHITLLLGIVIITALVFDFTNGFHDTANAMATTISTGALKPKTAVAMSAVLNLVGAFLSVEVAKTISKGLVNEEGIQPEVIYAALVGAILWNLLTWLVGLPSSSSHALMGGLIGAAVASAGIGAVNGGTLVTKVLLPAIAAPIVAGVAAMLAAKITYRLGANVGEKTSAKGYRAGQIASAGLVSLAHGTNDAQKTMGIITLALIAGGALAPDADPPVWVIVSAGVAIALGTYLGGWRIIRTMGKGLTDLQPQQGFAAQTSAAAVILSSSNLGFSLSTTHSCSGAVMGAGLGRKGGVVRWSTATRMFVAWGLTLPAAALVSALAELAMRTGDVGIAAVTVFLVGSCVAIWLVSRRQVVDHTNVNDHGDEEPGVVTTAIAAVAVPPAGVAADADADLKATIPAPAAHAAGETPAAPAAAV; encoded by the coding sequence ATGGAGCACATAACGCTTCTCCTCGGGATCGTGATCATCACCGCTCTCGTGTTCGACTTCACGAACGGTTTCCACGACACAGCCAACGCGATGGCGACCACCATCTCGACCGGCGCCCTCAAGCCCAAGACGGCGGTGGCCATGTCCGCCGTGCTCAACCTCGTCGGCGCGTTCCTGTCCGTGGAGGTCGCGAAGACGATCTCCAAGGGCCTCGTCAACGAAGAGGGCATCCAGCCGGAAGTGATCTACGCCGCGCTCGTCGGCGCGATCCTCTGGAACCTTCTGACCTGGCTGGTCGGACTTCCCTCCAGCTCCTCCCACGCACTGATGGGCGGTCTCATCGGTGCCGCGGTCGCCTCCGCCGGCATCGGCGCCGTCAACGGCGGCACGCTCGTCACGAAGGTCCTCCTCCCCGCGATCGCCGCGCCGATCGTCGCCGGCGTCGCCGCGATGCTGGCCGCCAAGATCACGTACAGGCTCGGCGCGAACGTCGGCGAGAAGACCTCCGCCAAGGGCTACCGGGCCGGCCAGATCGCCTCCGCGGGCCTGGTCTCCCTGGCGCACGGCACCAACGACGCGCAGAAGACGATGGGCATCATCACCCTGGCGCTCATCGCCGGCGGCGCCCTCGCGCCCGACGCCGACCCGCCGGTCTGGGTCATCGTCTCCGCCGGTGTGGCCATCGCGCTCGGCACCTACCTCGGCGGCTGGCGCATCATCCGCACCATGGGCAAGGGCCTGACCGACCTCCAGCCGCAGCAGGGCTTCGCCGCCCAGACCTCGGCCGCGGCCGTGATCCTGTCGTCCTCGAACCTCGGCTTCTCGCTGTCGACGACCCACTCGTGCTCCGGTGCGGTCATGGGCGCCGGCCTCGGCCGCAAGGGCGGCGTGGTCCGCTGGTCCACCGCCACCCGCATGTTCGTCGCGTGGGGCCTGACCCTGCCGGCCGCCGCGCTGGTCTCGGCGCTCGCCGAGCTCGCCATGCGCACCGGTGACGTCGGCATCGCCGCCGTGACGGTCTTCCTCGTCGGCTCCTGCGTGGCCATCTGGCTGGTCTCCCGCCGCCAGGTCGTCGACCACACCAACGTCAACGACCACGGCGACGAGGAGCCCGGTGTGGTCACCACCGCCATCGCGGCCGTCGCAGTGCCGCCGGCCGGTGTCGCGGCCGACGCGGACGCCGACCTGAAGGCCACCATCCCCGCCCCTGCCGCCCACGCGGCCGGCGAGACCCCCGCGGCGCCCGCCGCCGCGGTCTGA
- a CDS encoding cobalamin biosynthesis protein, translating to MRADRVFAYGATAGLIADRILGDPRRGHPVAAFGRAAAAVERALWRDRRSAGVAHAAVCAGGAAVLGVLAARAVRSRPAAARIALTAAATWAVVGGTTLGREARAIGGALAAGDVDVARERLPHLCGRDPHSLDGQQIARAVVESVAENTSDAVVGALVWGAVAGVPGLAAFRAVNTLDAMVGHKSPRHLNYGWASARLDDLAGWPGARLTALAAVAAGPDRRGALRAWRADAAAHPSPNAGPVEASFAGALGVRLGGTLAYGGRVEHRAVLNGAYGRPVEVADIDRAVRLSQRVTWLALGACAALRYAVSRRPGKGRR from the coding sequence ATGCGTGCCGATCGCGTTTTCGCGTACGGCGCGACGGCGGGCCTGATCGCCGACCGGATCCTCGGTGATCCGCGCCGCGGGCACCCCGTCGCCGCCTTCGGACGAGCCGCCGCCGCCGTGGAGCGCGCCCTGTGGCGCGACCGGCGGTCCGCCGGCGTGGCGCACGCCGCGGTGTGCGCCGGGGGCGCGGCCGTGCTCGGCGTGCTCGCCGCGCGCGCCGTACGCTCCCGTCCCGCCGCCGCCCGTATCGCCCTGACCGCGGCCGCCACCTGGGCCGTCGTCGGCGGCACCACGCTGGGCCGGGAGGCCCGCGCCATCGGCGGCGCCCTCGCCGCCGGCGACGTGGACGTCGCCCGGGAGCGGCTGCCGCACCTGTGCGGACGCGACCCGCACTCCCTCGACGGGCAGCAGATCGCGCGCGCCGTCGTCGAATCCGTCGCCGAGAACACCTCCGACGCCGTCGTCGGCGCCCTGGTGTGGGGGGCCGTCGCCGGCGTCCCCGGGCTGGCCGCCTTCCGCGCGGTGAACACGCTCGACGCGATGGTCGGCCACAAGTCGCCCCGCCATCTCAACTACGGCTGGGCCTCCGCCCGCCTCGACGACCTCGCCGGCTGGCCCGGGGCCCGGCTGACGGCCCTGGCCGCCGTCGCCGCCGGCCCCGACCGGCGCGGGGCCCTGCGCGCCTGGCGCGCCGACGCCGCCGCCCACCCGAGCCCCAACGCCGGGCCCGTGGAGGCGTCCTTCGCGGGCGCCCTCGGCGTACGGCTCGGCGGCACCCTCGCGTACGGCGGGCGGGTCGAGCACCGGGCCGTGCTGAACGGGGCGTACGGGCGGCCCGTCGAGGTCGCCGACATCGACCGCGCGGTGCGGCTCTCGCAGCGCGTGACCTGGCTGGCACTGGGGGCCTGCGCGGCACTGCGGTACGCCGTGTCGCGCCGCCCGGGGAAGGGGCGCAGATGA
- a CDS encoding cobyric acid synthase, protein MSSGSRPAGGLLVAGTTSDAGKSVVTAGICRWLARQGVKVAPFKAQNMSLNSFVTREGAEIGRAQAMQAQAAGVEPTALMNPVLLKPGSDRSSQVVLLGKPVGEMSARGYHGGRQEQLLGVVTDCLDRLRGTYDAVICEGAGSPAEINLRRTDIVNMGIARAARFPVVVVGDIDRGGVFASFFGTTALLSAQDQSLVAGYLVNKFRGDVSLLEPGMEMLRSMTGRATYGVLPFRHGLGIDEEDGLRVSLRGAVRESAIAPPVGEDVLRVAVCAVPLMSNFTDVDALAAEPGVVVRFVDRAEELVDADLVVVPGTRGTVRALEWLRERGLAAELARRAAAGRPVLGICGGFQALGEHIEDDVESRAGSVDGLGLLPVRVRFAREKTLARPTGSALGEPVDGYEIHHGVAEVLGGEPFLDGCRAGAVWGTHWHGSLESDGFRRAFLREVAAAAGRRFTPAPDTSFAALREEQLDLLGDLVEEHADTAALLRLIESGAPAGLPFLPPGAP, encoded by the coding sequence ATGAGCTCGGGCAGCAGGCCGGCGGGGGGTCTCCTCGTCGCGGGGACGACCTCGGACGCCGGCAAGAGCGTGGTCACGGCGGGCATCTGCCGCTGGCTGGCCCGGCAGGGCGTGAAGGTGGCGCCGTTCAAGGCGCAGAACATGTCGCTGAACTCGTTCGTCACCCGCGAGGGCGCCGAGATCGGGCGGGCGCAGGCCATGCAGGCGCAGGCGGCGGGCGTCGAGCCGACCGCGCTGATGAACCCCGTCCTGCTCAAGCCGGGCAGCGACCGCAGCAGCCAGGTAGTCCTGCTCGGCAAGCCGGTCGGCGAGATGAGCGCCCGCGGCTACCACGGCGGGCGGCAGGAGCAGCTCCTCGGCGTCGTCACCGACTGCCTCGACCGTCTGCGGGGCACGTATGACGCCGTGATCTGCGAGGGGGCCGGCAGCCCGGCCGAGATCAACCTGCGCCGGACCGACATCGTGAACATGGGCATCGCACGGGCCGCCCGCTTCCCGGTCGTCGTGGTCGGGGACATCGACCGGGGCGGCGTCTTCGCCTCGTTCTTCGGGACGACGGCGCTGCTCTCGGCGCAGGACCAGTCCCTCGTCGCCGGCTACCTCGTCAACAAGTTCCGCGGGGACGTCTCCCTGCTGGAGCCCGGGATGGAGATGCTCCGCTCCATGACCGGGCGCGCCACGTACGGCGTGCTGCCGTTCCGGCACGGACTCGGCATCGACGAGGAGGACGGCCTGCGGGTCTCGCTGCGCGGCGCGGTCCGCGAGTCGGCGATCGCGCCGCCGGTCGGCGAGGACGTGCTGCGGGTCGCCGTGTGCGCGGTGCCGCTGATGTCGAACTTCACCGACGTGGACGCGCTGGCGGCCGAGCCGGGTGTGGTCGTGCGCTTCGTGGACCGGGCCGAGGAGCTCGTCGACGCCGACCTCGTCGTCGTCCCCGGGACGCGCGGCACGGTCCGGGCCCTGGAGTGGCTGCGCGAGCGCGGCCTGGCCGCGGAACTCGCCCGGCGGGCCGCGGCCGGGAGGCCCGTACTGGGCATCTGCGGCGGCTTCCAGGCGCTCGGCGAGCACATCGAGGACGACGTCGAGTCCAGGGCCGGGTCCGTGGACGGGCTCGGCCTGCTCCCGGTCCGGGTCCGCTTCGCGCGGGAGAAGACCCTGGCCCGGCCGACCGGCTCGGCGCTGGGCGAGCCCGTCGACGGGTACGAGATCCACCATGGCGTGGCCGAGGTGCTGGGCGGGGAGCCGTTCCTCGACGGCTGCCGCGCGGGCGCCGTGTGGGGCACGCACTGGCACGGCTCCCTGGAGTCCGACGGGTTCCGGCGGGCCTTCCTGCGCGAGGTCGCGGCCGCTGCCGGGCGGCGGTTCACGCCCGCGCCCGACACCTCGTTCGCGGCGCTGCGGGAGGAGCAGCTGGACCTGCTGGGCGATCTGGTCGAGGAGCACGCGGACACCGCCGCGCTGCTCCGCCTGATCGAGTCCGGCGCCCCGGCGGGCCTCCCCTTCCTCCCTCCGGGCGCCCCGTGA
- a CDS encoding putative cobaltochelatase produces the protein MSTPYPFTAVVGQTDLRLALLLNAVSPAVGGVLVRGEKGTAKSTAVRALSALLPQVAVVPGCRFSCAPDAPDPACPDGPHEPGPGTQRPARMVELPVGATEDRLIGALDIERALADGVKAFEPGLLADAHRGILYVDEVNLLHDHLVDVLLDAAAMGSCHIEREGVSVRHAARFMLVGTMNPEEGELRPQLLDRFGLTVEVAASRDPQQRVEVVRRRLAFEDDPAGFAGRWAGEEAEVRARVIAARALLPQVRLGDTALLQIAAACAGFEVDGMRADIVMARTATALAAWAGRTAVRKEDVRQAALLALPHRRRRNPFDAPGLDEARLDEILDGFPDDEPEPDPQPDPEPDPGPGDDGPDGGGPDGGGPDGGGVPPQGGGPEAAPEEPADPSEGPEAPEAPQAPDAPAAPSPASAPAAEQAPVRAAEPFRTRMFSVPGLGEGAAGRRSRARTAHGRTTGAQRPAGRLTKLHLAATLQAAAPHQRARGRSGRGLVVRKDDLRQAVREGREGNLVLFVVDASGSMAARQRMGAVKGAVLSLLLDAYQRRDKVGLVTFRGAAAELALPPTSSVDAAAVRLEQLPTGGRTPLAAGLLKAREVLRVERLRDPSRRPLLVVVTDGRATSAGALGGDAREVAARSARLLAADGVASVVVDCESGPVRLGLAGVLAADLGGPAVTLDGLRADALAGLVKDVRTSVATASPHTNRRAA, from the coding sequence ATGAGCACGCCCTACCCGTTCACCGCGGTGGTCGGCCAGACCGATCTGCGGCTGGCGCTGCTGCTCAACGCCGTGAGCCCCGCGGTCGGCGGTGTGCTCGTGCGCGGGGAGAAGGGCACCGCCAAGTCGACCGCGGTGCGCGCCCTGTCCGCGCTGCTGCCGCAGGTCGCCGTGGTGCCGGGCTGCCGGTTCAGCTGCGCCCCGGACGCCCCGGACCCGGCCTGCCCCGACGGCCCGCACGAGCCCGGCCCCGGTACGCAGCGCCCCGCCCGCATGGTCGAACTGCCGGTCGGCGCCACCGAGGACCGCCTGATCGGGGCGCTCGACATCGAGCGGGCCCTCGCCGACGGCGTCAAGGCCTTCGAGCCGGGCCTCCTCGCCGACGCGCACCGCGGCATCCTCTACGTCGACGAGGTCAACCTCCTCCACGACCACCTGGTCGACGTCCTGCTGGACGCCGCCGCGATGGGCAGCTGCCACATCGAGCGGGAGGGCGTGTCCGTCCGGCACGCGGCCCGCTTCATGCTCGTCGGCACGATGAACCCGGAGGAGGGCGAGCTGCGCCCGCAGCTGCTGGACCGGTTCGGGCTGACGGTGGAGGTGGCCGCCTCCCGGGATCCGCAGCAGCGCGTCGAAGTGGTGCGCCGCCGGCTGGCGTTCGAGGACGACCCGGCCGGCTTCGCGGGCCGGTGGGCCGGCGAGGAGGCGGAGGTCCGCGCCCGCGTGATCGCGGCGCGGGCGCTGCTGCCGCAGGTGCGGCTCGGCGACACGGCGCTGCTCCAGATCGCGGCGGCCTGCGCCGGCTTCGAGGTGGACGGCATGCGCGCGGACATCGTGATGGCGCGGACCGCGACGGCGCTTGCGGCGTGGGCGGGGCGGACGGCGGTCCGCAAGGAGGACGTCCGGCAGGCGGCACTGCTGGCCCTCCCCCACCGCCGGCGCCGGAACCCGTTCGACGCACCGGGGTTGGACGAGGCCAGGCTCGACGAGATCCTGGACGGCTTCCCCGACGACGAGCCGGAGCCCGACCCGCAGCCGGACCCCGAGCCGGACCCCGGCCCCGGCGACGACGGCCCCGACGGCGGCGGCCCGGACGGGGGCGGCCCCGACGGCGGCGGCGTGCCCCCGCAGGGCGGCGGTCCCGAGGCCGCTCCCGAGGAGCCGGCGGACCCCTCCGAGGGCCCGGAGGCGCCCGAGGCACCGCAGGCGCCGGACGCTCCCGCCGCCCCCTCCCCCGCTTCGGCGCCGGCGGCCGAGCAGGCCCCCGTACGGGCCGCCGAGCCGTTCCGGACGCGGATGTTCAGCGTGCCGGGGCTCGGCGAGGGCGCGGCCGGACGGCGTTCGCGCGCCCGGACCGCGCACGGCCGGACGACGGGCGCGCAGCGCCCCGCCGGGCGGCTGACAAAGCTGCACCTGGCCGCCACCCTGCAGGCCGCGGCTCCGCACCAGCGGGCGCGGGGCCGTTCCGGGCGGGGGCTGGTCGTCCGCAAGGACGACCTGCGCCAGGCGGTGCGGGAGGGGCGCGAGGGGAACCTGGTGCTGTTCGTCGTCGACGCGTCGGGCTCCATGGCCGCCCGGCAGCGGATGGGCGCGGTGAAGGGGGCCGTGCTGTCGCTGCTGCTGGACGCCTACCAGCGGCGGGACAAGGTCGGCCTGGTCACCTTCCGCGGCGCGGCCGCGGAGCTGGCGCTGCCGCCGACCTCCTCGGTGGACGCGGCCGCGGTGCGGCTGGAGCAGCTGCCGACCGGCGGCCGCACCCCGCTCGCCGCGGGCCTGCTGAAGGCGCGGGAGGTGCTGCGGGTGGAGCGGCTGCGCGACCCCAGCCGCCGCCCGCTGCTGGTGGTCGTCACCGACGGGCGGGCCACCTCGGCCGGCGCCCTCGGCGGCGACGCCCGCGAGGTCGCCGCGCGCAGCGCCCGCCTGCTGGCCGCGGACGGGGTGGCGTCGGTCGTCGTGGACTGCGAGTCGGGGCCGGTCCGTCTGGGGCTGGCCGGGGTGCTGGCCGCCGACCTGGGCGGGCCGGCCGTCACGCTGGACGGGCTGCGGGCCGACGCGCTGGCCGGGCTCGTGAAGGACGTACGCACATCGGTGGCGACCGCGTCACCGCACACCAACAGGAGGGCCGCGTAA